One stretch of Tistrella mobilis DNA includes these proteins:
- a CDS encoding TauD/TfdA family dioxygenase yields MMNTFPLPTIMLADAQRNELSARIAAETYPLNGPFAPYIARTGAAVSAVLEDGQRRMLADLPHLGALVIDNVPVDANVLSGPIDPEAPIRAKPTGISEAVLTGFVAQCGVPYAIVQEGRSLVSNVAAKLGRTKTLTGLGAVHLNPHIENAFGRTFRRDRSPAGLALIGVCREPGGSPATYVADGRIALDMLSEEDRAILFEERFWIRRPERWRRTDMPAERRTAVVVPGPGDRIALIIATYGDMIRADDDRAAVALQAFIRALQTVAVGVVIDPGRLILIDNRCMLHGRCGYAATFTRDGAPYRWLQRLFWTDALDQFGGWQAGDHLIDTLREP; encoded by the coding sequence ATGATGAATACCTTTCCACTCCCGACGATAATGCTGGCGGACGCGCAGCGCAACGAGCTGAGTGCCCGGATCGCTGCAGAGACGTACCCTCTCAACGGCCCCTTCGCACCTTATATCGCGCGCACCGGCGCAGCAGTTTCCGCGGTTTTGGAGGACGGCCAGCGCCGCATGCTGGCCGATCTTCCCCATCTCGGCGCACTGGTTATCGACAATGTGCCAGTCGATGCGAATGTTCTCTCGGGGCCGATCGACCCGGAAGCGCCGATCCGTGCGAAGCCGACCGGTATCAGCGAGGCTGTTCTCACCGGCTTTGTCGCCCAGTGCGGCGTGCCCTATGCGATCGTCCAGGAGGGCCGCAGCCTGGTCAGCAACGTCGCGGCCAAGCTTGGCCGTACGAAGACGCTGACGGGTCTGGGGGCGGTCCACTTGAATCCGCATATCGAGAACGCCTTTGGCCGGACCTTCCGGCGGGACCGTTCGCCGGCAGGGCTCGCTCTGATCGGTGTATGCCGCGAGCCTGGCGGGTCGCCCGCAACTTATGTGGCCGATGGGCGGATCGCGCTCGATATGCTGAGCGAGGAGGACCGGGCGATCCTGTTCGAAGAGCGCTTCTGGATCCGTCGGCCCGAGCGTTGGCGGCGAACGGACATGCCGGCCGAACGGCGCACTGCGGTTGTCGTCCCGGGCCCCGGGGACCGCATTGCCCTCATCATCGCCACCTATGGCGATATGATTCGGGCTGACGACGACCGTGCCGCGGTGGCGCTGCAGGCTTTCATCCGGGCGCTGCAGACGGTCGCGGTCGGTGTGGTGATCGACCCTGGCCGGCTCATCCTCATCGACAATCGCTGCATGCTGCACGGTCGCTGCGGCTATGCCGCGACCTTCACCCGCGATGGCGCTCCGTATCGCTGGCTGCAGCGGCTGTTCTGGACTGATGCGCTGGATCAGTTCGGCGGCTGGCAGGCGGGAGATCACCTGATCGATACCTTGCGGGAACCGTGA
- a CDS encoding SRPBCC domain-containing protein, giving the protein MNATDRIIRLKVDLAADRQTVWEALTGVQHVQAWWGRHVSLTPRAGGTLLVRGDGREQSRQVRGRVLRWSPPSALELAWADAAWPAETRVNLRLTPTPDGDTRLQLDHVGWSGFEEKARLHLMQAAERDWTARLERLEDYLRAGDIAGTVSQAQSGGARAW; this is encoded by the coding sequence ATGAATGCTACCGACAGGATCATCCGCCTGAAGGTCGATCTGGCCGCGGACCGGCAGACCGTGTGGGAGGCCCTGACCGGCGTGCAGCATGTTCAGGCGTGGTGGGGGAGGCATGTCTCCCTCACCCCCCGCGCCGGGGGCACGCTGCTCGTCCGGGGCGACGGGCGGGAGCAGTCGCGCCAGGTGCGCGGCCGCGTGCTCCGCTGGTCGCCGCCTTCCGCACTTGAGCTGGCCTGGGCGGATGCCGCCTGGCCCGCCGAGACGCGGGTCAATCTCCGCCTGACGCCGACCCCCGACGGCGACACCCGCCTTCAGCTGGACCATGTCGGCTGGTCGGGTTTCGAGGAAAAGGCCCGCCTGCATCTGATGCAGGCCGCAGAACGCGACTGGACCGCCCGGCTGGAACGGTTGGAAGACTATCTCCGCGCCGGCGACATCGCAGGCACGGTTTCCCAGGCCCAGAGCGGCGGGGCACGTGCCTGGTAG
- a CDS encoding CsbD family protein, translating to MDKDRVEGTTRQVTGKIKEVAGRTTGDRATEAEGRTEKTAGKVQKEYGKAKDEVRDALKK from the coding sequence ATGGACAAGGATCGCGTTGAAGGCACCACCCGCCAGGTCACCGGCAAGATCAAGGAAGTCGCGGGCCGCACGACCGGCGACCGCGCCACCGAAGCCGAAGGCCGCACCGAGAAGACCGCCGGCAAGGTGCAGAAGGAATACGGCAAGGCCAAGGATGAGGTCCGCGACGCCCTGAAGAAGTGA
- a CDS encoding response regulator, whose protein sequence is MMMTRPRDIVLVVDDRAETLALLTDAIEAAGLTVLVAAEGARALDLVERVTPDIVLMDAVMPGMDGFETCRRLKTRPHIAHVPVIFMTGLAETEHVVRGFAAGGVDYVPKPIVPDELIARIRTHLANARLAQSARAALDATGRHLLAVDGAGRLLWSTPQAEARLAAAFPSRCSGGGAGLPGGGQPGGSLPAGFRLGGEVTAWLAVPGAAEAGPLTLAVEVGLPLCLALIGRLGPDEILLRLTEGREVRDEDLLRDAFGLTAREAEVLLWVANGKPNRMIAEILELGPRTVDKHVERIFAKLGVENRTAAAAAALKVLAGR, encoded by the coding sequence ATGATGATGACCAGGCCGCGCGATATCGTGCTGGTGGTGGACGACCGGGCGGAGACGCTCGCCCTGCTGACCGATGCGATCGAGGCGGCGGGGTTGACCGTGCTGGTCGCGGCAGAGGGCGCCCGCGCGCTCGATCTGGTGGAGCGGGTGACGCCCGACATCGTGCTGATGGATGCGGTGATGCCCGGCATGGACGGGTTCGAAACCTGCCGCCGGCTGAAGACCCGGCCCCATATCGCCCATGTGCCGGTGATCTTCATGACCGGGCTGGCCGAGACCGAGCATGTGGTGCGGGGTTTCGCCGCAGGCGGGGTGGATTACGTGCCGAAGCCGATCGTGCCCGACGAGCTGATCGCGCGCATCCGCACCCATCTGGCCAATGCCCGGCTGGCGCAGAGTGCGCGGGCCGCCCTGGATGCCACCGGCCGCCATCTGCTGGCGGTGGATGGGGCCGGCCGTCTGCTCTGGTCGACGCCCCAGGCCGAGGCCCGGCTGGCGGCGGCCTTCCCCTCGCGCTGCAGCGGGGGCGGGGCGGGGCTGCCGGGTGGGGGCCAGCCTGGTGGGAGCCTGCCGGCGGGCTTCCGGCTGGGCGGTGAGGTGACGGCCTGGCTTGCGGTGCCGGGGGCTGCCGAGGCGGGGCCGCTGACCCTGGCCGTGGAGGTGGGGCTGCCGCTCTGCCTGGCGCTGATCGGCCGGCTGGGGCCGGACGAGATTCTGCTGCGCCTCACCGAAGGCCGGGAGGTCCGGGACGAGGATCTCCTGCGGGATGCCTTCGGCCTGACGGCGCGCGAAGCCGAGGTGCTGCTCTGGGTCGCCAACGGCAAGCCCAACCGGATGATCGCCGAAATCCTGGAACTGGGGCCGCGCACCGTCGACAAACATGTCGAGCGCATCTTCGCCAAACTGGGCGTCGAGAACCGCACCGCGGCAGCGGCGGCGGCGCTGAAAGTCCTTGCCGGGCGGTGA
- a CDS encoding ATP-binding protein produces MAAPQRIVRVRRQYNQWVANQTLEDYALRFTAKSARRWSPWRVANTALGSISFLALEAIGGAITLAYGFDNAVAAILTVSALIFLTGLPIAASAARWGVDIDLLTRGAGFGYIGSTITSLIYASFTFIFFAIEAAILAMALKDLFGVPFWIGTIASSLAIIPIVTHGITLINRVQNLTQPVWIVLQLLPFIALALADPDIFTRWQGFAGSQTGGGAGLSGGGGAPAGGFDLMAFGAASGVLFALVGQIGEQVDFLRFLPRRRGRRDLRWWAAMTAAGPGWIIPGALKLLGGSLLAVLALEAGVPVAHADEPTRMYLVAFGQMVGTDQAALALGLTGVFVLLAQVKINVTNAYAGSIAWSNFFSRLTHSHPGRVVWLIFNVAIAVLLMSFGIYEGLEHILGLYSIVAIAWVGAITADLVINRPLGLAPQRIEFRRAHLYDVNPVGLGAMGLAAGAAMLCHFGAFGGGIQPFAAFIALGVPMIAAPAIAAAGGHRFYLARQPAPVMEEMGGEGADGGGAAPEPCVICEYSFEPEDMAHCPAYGGRICSLCCSLDARCHDVCKTDARLTDQFAGLLRRVMPAAARSRTLHPLGLYLTILTVSLGVIGAALALVGVQAHLDAGAPGPGSGATLWKAFAAMAIIAAVAAWLFVLARESRRVAQAESNRQTRLLLEEIEAHKATDAELQRAKEAAEAANLAKTRYVVGISHELRAPLNAIFGYAQILERDAGMPPARRDAVRVVRRSAEHLAGLIDGLLDISRIEAGHVTLARERIRLGDFLDQLVGMFSLAAAEKGIGFVYDAAPDIATIQAKGAPVEVWTDEKRLRQILINLLSNAVKFTDRGQVTFRVRRRSQVAEFEVIDTGIGIAPADLAKIFEPFERGGSVRARELPGTGLGLTIAKLLTEILGGEISVTSTPGQGSRFRIRLFLSDAGVHDTGEPAAPPRPARDVTGYAGRRRMVLVADDDPSHRAMIADVLAPLDFTLLFAADGETALALAERFRPDLVLLDVSMPDMDGWTAAREMRRAGLDHTAIVMVSADAQIDRALIDRARLDRRVGVATDGQPPPHDAFVPKPVDLDRLVETVGRLLGLRWLHAAPEVEAGAVVETAAPAVSAPLAPLPAALVQDLRRLAGIGYVRGLIQRLESAAADMPEHAATAGRLIAMLQRFELAGFDAVLDGWDQETGRAESQRESGG; encoded by the coding sequence CTGGCGGCCCCGCAGCGCATCGTCCGCGTCCGACGGCAGTACAATCAGTGGGTCGCGAACCAGACGCTGGAAGATTATGCGTTGCGCTTCACCGCCAAGAGCGCGCGGCGCTGGTCGCCCTGGCGGGTGGCGAACACGGCGCTGGGGTCGATCTCGTTCCTGGCGCTGGAGGCGATCGGCGGCGCGATCACGCTCGCCTACGGGTTCGACAATGCGGTGGCGGCGATCCTGACCGTCTCGGCGCTGATCTTCCTGACCGGCCTGCCCATCGCCGCCTCCGCCGCCCGATGGGGGGTGGATATCGATCTGCTCACCCGCGGCGCCGGCTTCGGCTATATCGGCTCGACCATCACCTCGCTGATCTATGCCAGTTTCACCTTCATCTTCTTCGCGATCGAAGCCGCCATTCTGGCCATGGCGCTGAAGGATCTGTTCGGGGTGCCGTTCTGGATCGGCACCATCGCCTCGTCGCTGGCGATCATCCCGATCGTCACCCACGGCATCACCCTGATCAACCGGGTGCAGAACCTGACCCAGCCGGTCTGGATCGTGCTCCAGCTGCTGCCCTTCATCGCGCTGGCCCTGGCCGATCCCGACATCTTCACCCGCTGGCAGGGCTTTGCGGGCAGCCAGACCGGTGGCGGCGCCGGGCTGTCGGGTGGCGGCGGCGCCCCGGCGGGCGGTTTCGATCTGATGGCCTTCGGGGCGGCATCGGGCGTGCTGTTCGCCCTGGTGGGCCAGATCGGCGAGCAGGTGGATTTCCTGCGCTTCCTGCCCCGCCGCCGGGGCCGGCGGGATCTGCGCTGGTGGGCGGCGATGACCGCGGCCGGGCCGGGCTGGATCATCCCCGGCGCGCTGAAGCTGCTGGGCGGGTCGCTGCTGGCGGTGCTGGCGCTGGAGGCGGGGGTTCCGGTCGCCCATGCCGACGAGCCGACCCGGATGTATCTGGTCGCCTTCGGCCAGATGGTGGGCACCGATCAGGCGGCGCTGGCGCTGGGGCTGACCGGGGTGTTCGTGCTGCTCGCCCAGGTGAAGATCAACGTCACCAACGCCTATGCCGGCTCCATCGCCTGGTCGAATTTCTTCTCGCGCCTGACCCACAGCCATCCGGGCCGGGTGGTCTGGCTGATCTTCAACGTCGCCATCGCCGTGCTGCTGATGTCCTTCGGCATCTATGAAGGGTTGGAGCACATCCTGGGGTTGTATTCGATCGTCGCCATCGCCTGGGTGGGGGCGATCACCGCCGATCTGGTGATCAACCGGCCCCTGGGCCTGGCGCCGCAGCGCATCGAATTCCGCCGGGCGCATCTCTACGACGTCAATCCGGTGGGTCTCGGCGCCATGGGGCTGGCGGCGGGGGCGGCGATGCTCTGCCATTTCGGTGCCTTCGGCGGCGGCATCCAGCCCTTCGCGGCCTTCATCGCGCTGGGCGTGCCGATGATCGCCGCCCCCGCCATCGCGGCGGCCGGCGGCCACCGCTTCTATCTGGCGCGCCAGCCGGCGCCGGTGATGGAAGAAATGGGCGGAGAGGGGGCAGATGGGGGCGGGGCGGCACCCGAGCCCTGCGTGATCTGCGAATACAGTTTCGAGCCCGAAGACATGGCGCATTGCCCGGCCTATGGCGGGCGGATCTGCTCGCTGTGCTGCTCGCTCGATGCCCGCTGTCACGATGTCTGCAAAACCGATGCCCGGCTGACCGACCAGTTCGCCGGCCTGCTGCGCCGGGTGATGCCGGCGGCGGCGCGCAGCCGCACGCTGCATCCTCTGGGCCTCTATCTCACCATCCTGACCGTGTCCCTGGGCGTGATCGGCGCAGCCCTGGCGCTGGTGGGGGTGCAGGCGCATCTGGATGCCGGCGCCCCGGGGCCGGGGTCGGGGGCCACGCTGTGGAAGGCCTTTGCGGCGATGGCGATCATTGCCGCCGTCGCCGCCTGGCTGTTCGTGCTGGCGCGCGAAAGCCGCCGGGTCGCCCAGGCCGAAAGCAACCGCCAGACCCGGCTGCTGCTGGAAGAGATCGAGGCCCACAAGGCGACCGATGCCGAGCTTCAGCGCGCCAAGGAGGCGGCAGAGGCCGCGAACCTCGCCAAGACCCGCTATGTGGTGGGCATCAGCCATGAATTGCGGGCGCCTTTGAACGCCATTTTCGGCTATGCCCAGATCCTGGAACGCGATGCCGGCATGCCCCCGGCCCGGCGGGATGCCGTGCGTGTGGTGCGGCGCAGCGCCGAGCATCTGGCCGGGCTGATCGACGGGCTGCTCGACATCTCGCGGATCGAGGCAGGGCATGTGACGCTGGCGCGGGAGCGCATCCGCCTGGGCGATTTCCTGGACCAGCTGGTGGGCATGTTTTCGCTCGCCGCCGCCGAGAAGGGCATCGGCTTCGTCTACGACGCCGCCCCCGACATCGCCACCATCCAGGCCAAAGGCGCCCCGGTCGAGGTCTGGACCGACGAGAAGCGGCTGCGCCAGATCCTGATCAATCTTCTGTCCAATGCGGTGAAGTTCACCGATCGCGGCCAGGTGACCTTCCGGGTCCGCCGCCGCAGCCAGGTCGCGGAATTCGAGGTGATCGACACCGGCATCGGCATCGCGCCGGCCGATCTTGCGAAAATCTTCGAGCCCTTCGAGCGCGGCGGTTCGGTCCGGGCGCGGGAACTGCCCGGCACCGGGCTGGGCCTGACCATCGCGAAGCTGCTGACCGAGATTCTGGGCGGCGAGATTTCCGTCACCAGCACCCCCGGCCAGGGCAGCCGCTTCCGCATCCGGCTGTTCCTGTCCGATGCCGGGGTGCACGACACGGGCGAGCCGGCAGCGCCGCCCAGGCCCGCCCGCGACGTGACCGGCTATGCCGGCCGGCGGCGGATGGTGCTGGTGGCCGACGACGATCCGTCGCACCGCGCCATGATCGCCGATGTTCTGGCGCCGCTCGATTTCACCCTGCTGTTCGCGGCCGATGGGGAAACCGCGCTGGCGCTGGCCGAACGCTTCCGGCCCGATCTCGTGCTGCTCGACGTCTCGATGCCCGATATGGATGGCTGGACGGCCGCGCGGGAGATGCGCCGGGCGGGGTTGGACCACACCGCCATCGTCATGGTCTCTGCCGATGCCCAGATCGACCGGGCGCTGATCGATCGGGCGCGGCTGGATCGTCGCGTCGGCGTTGCGACGGATGGCCAGCCGCCGCCCCATGACGCCTTCGTGCCGAAGCCGGTGGATCTGGACCGGCTGGTGGAGACGGTGGGCCGGCTGCTGGGGTTGCGCTGGCTGCATGCGGCGCCCGAGGTCGAGGCGGGGGCGGTGGTGGAGACGGCCGCCCCCGCGGTATCCGCACCCCTGGCGCCGCTGCCGGCGGCGCTGGTTCAGGATCTGCGGCGGCTGGCCGGCATCGGCTATGTCCGCGGCCTGATCCAGAGGCTGGAGAGTGCGGCGGCGGATATGCCTGAACACGCAGCGACGGCCGGGCGGCTGATCGCCATGCTGCAGCGGTTCGAACTGGCGGGGTTCGATGCGGTGCTCGACGGCTGGGATCAAGAGACCGGCCGTGCGGAAAGCCAACGGGAGAGCGGGGGATGA
- a CDS encoding AAA family ATPase, translated as MHTEDQSAAIACVKEHLAAGDGVPPRLVETHISLVFIGRTRVLKLKKAVRFPYLDFGTAALRAAACGREVALNRRTAPGIYLGVRRLTASPDGRVVMEGAGPLVDAVVEMVRFDEDGLLDRLAARDGSGEGDGLNRGLIEALGQAVYDFHAAARVIGPEGGADRVRRVLEINRQGLEAGRAAGLLDGGVVRAVIGASEAAFTAHAALLETRGRIGRVRHGHGDLHLRNIVLIDGRPTAFDCIEFDDDLAITDVLYDLAFLIMDLLHRNRPAAAAAVFNRYLDAGPQDDAGAAHDRGPGLALMPLFLAMRAVVRAHVGAAAAMDASGADRDRIAAEAGAYLDLARRLLAPAPPRLVAVGGFSGSGKSTIAAALAADLGAAPGARVIASDRLRKRAFGQAATTRLPAEAYTPQVSERVYAGMAAEAEAALAAGHSVIADAVFDRADTRARIRAVAEAAGLPFDGLWLEAAEAVLVARVTARRGDPSDADADVVRAQLARAAGRGAPADWHHLAADGAPDDRAARARAMLGLAADPLSGPAVTSATAPE; from the coding sequence ATGCACACCGAAGACCAGAGCGCTGCGATCGCCTGCGTGAAAGAGCATCTGGCGGCAGGCGACGGCGTGCCGCCGCGGCTGGTGGAGACCCATATCTCGCTGGTCTTCATCGGCCGCACCCGCGTGCTGAAGCTGAAGAAGGCGGTGCGGTTTCCCTATCTGGATTTCGGCACCGCGGCGCTGCGCGCGGCCGCCTGCGGGCGCGAGGTGGCGTTGAACCGGCGCACCGCGCCCGGGATCTATCTGGGGGTCCGGCGGCTGACCGCCAGCCCCGACGGCCGGGTGGTGATGGAGGGTGCAGGGCCGCTGGTCGATGCCGTCGTCGAGATGGTCCGGTTCGACGAGGACGGGCTGCTGGACCGGCTGGCGGCGCGTGACGGCTCGGGAGAAGGCGACGGGCTGAACCGCGGCCTGATCGAGGCGCTGGGCCAGGCGGTGTATGATTTCCATGCCGCCGCCCGGGTGATCGGGCCCGAGGGCGGCGCCGATCGGGTGCGGCGGGTGCTGGAGATCAACCGCCAGGGGCTGGAGGCGGGCCGTGCCGCCGGGCTGCTGGATGGCGGGGTCGTGCGCGCCGTGATCGGGGCGAGCGAGGCCGCCTTCACCGCCCATGCCGCCCTGCTGGAGACGCGCGGGCGGATCGGGCGGGTGCGCCACGGCCATGGCGATCTGCATCTGCGCAACATCGTGCTGATCGACGGCCGCCCCACCGCCTTCGACTGCATCGAATTCGACGACGATCTGGCGATCACCGACGTGCTCTATGATCTGGCCTTTCTGATCATGGATCTGCTGCACCGCAACCGTCCGGCCGCCGCCGCCGCGGTATTCAACCGCTATCTGGATGCCGGCCCCCAAGACGATGCCGGCGCCGCCCATGACCGGGGCCCGGGGCTGGCGCTGATGCCGCTGTTCCTGGCCATGCGCGCGGTGGTGCGCGCCCATGTGGGGGCCGCCGCCGCGATGGATGCGAGCGGCGCGGATCGCGACCGGATCGCGGCCGAGGCCGGGGCCTATCTGGATCTGGCCCGCCGGCTGCTGGCCCCCGCCCCGCCCCGGCTGGTGGCCGTGGGCGGGTTCAGCGGCAGCGGCAAATCGACCATCGCCGCAGCCCTTGCGGCCGATCTGGGCGCCGCACCGGGCGCCCGGGTCATCGCCAGCGACCGGCTGCGCAAGCGCGCCTTCGGCCAGGCCGCCACCACCCGCCTGCCGGCCGAGGCCTACACGCCCCAGGTGTCCGAACGGGTCTATGCCGGGATGGCGGCAGAGGCCGAAGCGGCGCTGGCCGCCGGCCATTCGGTGATCGCCGATGCCGTCTTCGACCGCGCCGACACCCGCGCGCGCATCCGCGCCGTGGCCGAGGCGGCCGGCCTGCCCTTCGACGGGTTGTGGCTGGAGGCAGCCGAGGCCGTGCTGGTGGCACGCGTCACCGCCCGCCGCGGCGACCCGTCGGATGCCGATGCCGATGTCGTCCGCGCCCAGCTGGCCCGGGCGGCCGGCCGCGGCGCCCCTGCGGATTGGCACCACCTGGCCGCGGATGGCGCACCCGACGACCGGGCGGCACGGGCGCGGGCCATGCTGGGGCTGGCCGCCGATCCCCTCTCAGGCCCCGCCGTTACCTCTGCCACTGCGCCAGAATGA
- a CDS encoding YnfA family protein, with amino-acid sequence MLKTVGLFVVTALAEIVGCVLPALWLRGAAGFWILLPGAAALALFVWLLTLHPAASGRVFAAYGGIYVATALVWLRLVDGVRLSTADWAGAGLVFAGALVILAQWQR; translated from the coding sequence GTGCTGAAGACGGTCGGGCTGTTCGTGGTGACGGCTCTGGCGGAAATCGTCGGCTGTGTGCTGCCCGCGCTGTGGTTGCGTGGCGCCGCCGGATTCTGGATCCTGCTGCCCGGCGCGGCGGCGCTGGCGCTGTTCGTGTGGCTGCTGACCCTGCATCCGGCCGCGAGCGGCCGGGTCTTTGCGGCCTATGGCGGGATCTATGTCGCAACCGCCCTGGTCTGGCTGCGGCTGGTCGACGGCGTGCGGTTGAGCACGGCCGACTGGGCCGGGGCGGGGCTGGTCTTCGCCGGCGCGCTGGTCATTCTGGCGCAGTGGCAGAGGTAA
- a CDS encoding CHASE3 domain-containing protein — MSDDRLPQVDIPRTPGRRWTLRSTMAAASLLVVAICTAIGITGTRLADAFDRVADTRAVIAAADGLLAALTDAETGQRGFLLTGDETYLGPYYSARPLIEARIADLDRLTGDSAAQYDILEELSPLVEHKLAELEETIIIRRIGGLPAAIDIVRAGHGIQTMDGIRGGLNRLLAAEQQQLDNHTNDVFTNFRIAMILGGSAAIGLVVLTFAYIRIQDRAHRQQIALTRVLETAKVELERRVEERTEELAQANLIMSRFLANVSHELRTPLNAIIGYADAISSRMLGPLGNDRYAEFAGNIIFSGRHLLDMINQILDFSKVEAGGLELELEALDPVELAEGCIDMLRPMADQNQVELILDPGDAPRRIVADPVRLRQILVNLLSNAVKFTPEGRTVRLELAAVPVDAATPWLIRIRVCDQGIGMTPDQIQVALTPFGQVDNSMARRHAGTGLGLPLARHMIELHNGRFAIESEPGVGTTVEIAL, encoded by the coding sequence ATGTCTGACGATCGTCTGCCGCAGGTCGACATCCCCCGGACGCCGGGGCGACGCTGGACGTTACGAAGCACGATGGCCGCGGCCAGCCTGCTGGTGGTGGCCATCTGCACCGCCATCGGCATCACCGGCACCCGCCTCGCCGATGCATTCGACCGCGTGGCGGATACCCGTGCGGTCATCGCCGCCGCCGACGGGCTGCTCGCCGCCCTCACCGATGCCGAAACCGGCCAGCGCGGCTTCCTGCTGACCGGGGACGAAACCTATCTCGGCCCCTATTACAGCGCTCGGCCGCTGATCGAGGCGCGCATCGCGGATCTGGACCGGCTGACCGGCGATTCGGCCGCCCAATACGATATTCTTGAAGAGTTGTCGCCGCTGGTTGAGCACAAGCTCGCAGAGCTGGAAGAGACCATCATCATCCGCCGGATCGGCGGCCTGCCCGCCGCGATCGACATCGTCCGGGCCGGTCACGGCATTCAGACCATGGACGGCATCCGCGGTGGCCTGAACCGCCTGCTCGCCGCCGAGCAGCAGCAGCTCGACAACCATACCAATGATGTGTTCACCAATTTCCGCATCGCCATGATCCTGGGCGGCAGCGCCGCGATCGGGCTGGTCGTCCTGACCTTCGCCTATATCCGCATACAGGATCGGGCCCATCGCCAGCAGATCGCCCTGACCCGCGTGCTGGAGACCGCGAAGGTCGAGCTGGAACGACGGGTCGAAGAGCGCACAGAAGAGCTTGCGCAGGCCAATCTGATCATGTCGCGCTTCCTTGCTAATGTCAGCCACGAGCTGCGCACGCCGCTGAATGCGATCATCGGCTATGCCGATGCCATTTCCAGCCGGATGCTCGGCCCGCTTGGCAATGACCGCTACGCCGAGTTTGCCGGCAACATCATCTTCAGCGGCCGGCATCTGCTCGACATGATCAACCAGATCCTCGACTTTTCGAAAGTCGAGGCGGGCGGGCTGGAACTGGAGCTGGAAGCCCTGGATCCGGTAGAGCTGGCCGAGGGCTGCATCGACATGCTCCGCCCGATGGCGGACCAGAACCAGGTTGAACTGATCCTCGATCCAGGCGACGCGCCGCGCCGGATCGTCGCCGACCCGGTGCGCCTGCGCCAGATCCTGGTCAATCTTCTGTCCAACGCGGTGAAATTCACCCCTGAAGGCCGGACGGTGCGGCTGGAACTGGCCGCGGTGCCGGTCGATGCCGCCACACCCTGGCTGATCCGGATCCGGGTCTGCGATCAGGGCATCGGCATGACGCCCGACCAGATCCAGGTGGCCCTCACCCCCTTCGGCCAGGTCGACAACAGCATGGCCCGCCGTCATGCCGGCACCGGGCTCGGCCTGCCGCTGGCCCGCCATATGATTGAGCTGCATAACGGCCGCTTCGCGATCGAGAGCGAACCCGGCGTCGGCACCACGGTCGAGATCGCCCTCTGA
- a CDS encoding SDR family oxidoreductase, whose amino-acid sequence MQNLFDISGKVALVTGGSRGIGEMIATGYVENGAKVYVSSRKATVCQQIADKLSERGTCIALPADVSTLAGIESLVAEIGAREQKLDILVNNAGATWGAAIDDYPENGWDKVVDLNMKSVFFLTQKLLPLLRASASAASPARVINIASINGINPTFLETYAYTSSKAGCIMLTRHLAKRLAAENILVNAIAPGPFPSQMMAATLAERGDEVIGEVPLGRIGQPEDIAGVAIFLAARAGAYTTGATIPCDGGAAEV is encoded by the coding sequence ATGCAGAACCTGTTCGACATTTCCGGCAAGGTGGCGCTGGTCACCGGCGGATCGCGCGGCATCGGCGAAATGATCGCCACCGGCTACGTCGAGAACGGCGCCAAGGTCTATGTGTCGTCGCGCAAGGCGACGGTCTGCCAGCAGATCGCCGACAAGCTGTCGGAGCGCGGCACCTGCATCGCACTGCCGGCCGACGTGTCGACCCTGGCCGGCATCGAAAGCCTGGTCGCCGAGATCGGCGCGCGCGAGCAGAAGCTCGACATTCTGGTCAACAATGCCGGCGCCACCTGGGGTGCCGCCATCGACGACTACCCGGAAAACGGCTGGGACAAGGTCGTCGACCTCAACATGAAGTCGGTCTTTTTCCTCACCCAGAAGCTGCTGCCGCTGCTCAGGGCCTCGGCCTCGGCCGCCTCGCCGGCGCGCGTGATCAACATCGCCTCGATCAACGGCATCAACCCCACCTTCCTTGAAACCTACGCCTATACCTCGTCCAAGGCGGGCTGCATCATGCTGACCCGCCATCTGGCGAAACGGCTGGCGGCCGAGAACATCCTGGTCAATGCCATCGCCCCCGGCCCCTTCCCCAGCCAGATGATGGCGGCGACGCTGGCCGAGCGCGGCGACGAGGTGATCGGCGAGGTGCCGCTCGGCCGCATCGGCCAGCCCGAAGACATCGCCGGCGTCGCGATTTTCCTGGCCGCGCGCGCCGGCGCCTATACCACCGGCGCCACCATCCCCTGCGACGGCGGCGCGGCGGAAGTCTGA